Proteins found in one Terribacillus sp. DMT04 genomic segment:
- a CDS encoding DUF5344 family protein, producing the protein MNGEIKIAYEEASKLVNKVEKNIANIEADLLRSFADKNELNTVRKINEFNNALAKVTEAYKQLLIKNNESVLQTIETFREMDNSLSNSFKGEKK; encoded by the coding sequence ATGAATGGAGAAATAAAAATAGCATACGAGGAGGCAAGTAAGTTAGTTAATAAGGTTGAAAAAAACATCGCTAATATTGAAGCTGACCTCCTACGTTCATTTGCTGATAAAAATGAACTAAACACTGTAAGAAAGATAAATGAATTTAATAATGCATTGGCCAAAGTGACAGAAGCTTATAAGCAGCTACTTATTAAAAATAACGAAAGTGTTCTCCAAACAATTGAAACTTTTCGCGAGATGGACAACTCTCTATCTAATTCATTTAAGGGAGAAAAGAAATGA
- a CDS encoding LXG domain-containing protein, whose amino-acid sequence MKQLHNQSLHADINQLLTKLDTKLDQMDQLKNAIVDLSHSQDSFTGATGTSIRSYYQDIHQTFISFYCESIKGYKSLLKNLRDTSLDLEVDKTGRIRQDFLEGELTDSLDRSKKMTIDKVEEANNIFSSINDIIHLSNLNADAFTHKINDAQKVTNETIEDLIEFDTKNNKGLETFGDDIQLMKQYVTEMESMIKDGNLSVENYSPTQLNLSIPYQAAKHSLETRSNTDKFSNPTPHDLVKEIMELDMTNSSLSIGKKGNAVSAYKISTQPNKKYEREFSTEDGWEDGVGNVSLLASMDLDEKYIRLDTSGSVVDTKYKEEGIDSLRARAIYGETKSYLPYGLDTLTSNILYGQHIGAKVEAGIGKIEATHENSPLSGTVNFGQAEGKANYEDYTVSAGLNASIAKIEIKLEPFNFFGFEPLEEWFGLKKDPYVGFDVLLGSVGVGASVGQETGAYASYGLGYGAKIGFMPEED is encoded by the coding sequence ATGAAACAATTACATAATCAGTCCCTTCATGCTGATATCAATCAATTGCTAACCAAGTTAGATACAAAATTAGACCAAATGGATCAACTTAAAAATGCTATAGTAGATTTATCTCACAGTCAAGATTCTTTCACTGGCGCAACTGGTACTTCAATAAGAAGTTACTATCAAGATATTCATCAAACTTTTATTTCATTTTATTGTGAGTCGATAAAAGGTTATAAATCTCTGCTTAAGAATTTGCGAGATACCTCGTTAGATTTAGAAGTTGATAAAACTGGGAGAATAAGGCAAGATTTCTTAGAAGGAGAATTGACCGATAGCTTGGATAGATCCAAAAAAATGACTATCGATAAAGTAGAGGAAGCTAATAATATATTTAGTTCAATTAATGATATTATCCATCTTAGTAATTTAAATGCTGATGCATTTACTCATAAAATAAATGATGCGCAAAAGGTAACAAACGAAACAATAGAGGATTTAATTGAATTCGATACAAAAAATAATAAAGGATTAGAAACTTTCGGTGACGATATCCAATTGATGAAGCAGTATGTAACCGAAATGGAAAGTATGATTAAGGACGGCAATTTGAGTGTTGAAAATTATTCACCAACTCAATTGAATCTATCAATACCGTACCAGGCAGCAAAGCATTCATTGGAAACCAGATCAAATACTGATAAGTTCTCCAATCCTACTCCTCATGATCTGGTTAAAGAAATTATGGAACTTGATATGACTAATAGTTCTTTATCTATTGGAAAAAAAGGAAACGCTGTATCAGCATACAAAATCTCTACTCAACCCAACAAAAAATATGAACGTGAATTCAGTACAGAAGACGGCTGGGAGGACGGAGTTGGTAATGTCAGTTTATTAGCAAGCATGGATTTAGATGAGAAATATATTAGATTGGACACATCTGGATCAGTGGTTGATACAAAATACAAAGAAGAAGGTATAGATTCTCTTAGAGCAAGGGCTATCTATGGTGAAACTAAGTCTTATCTGCCATATGGATTAGACACGTTAACGAGCAATATTTTGTATGGACAACACATAGGAGCAAAAGTCGAAGCTGGGATTGGCAAAATTGAAGCTACTCATGAGAACTCACCCCTATCTGGCACTGTGAACTTCGGACAGGCAGAAGGTAAAGCTAATTATGAAGATTATACAGTAAGTGCAGGTTTAAATGCATCAATAGCTAAGATAGAAATTAAATTAGAACCATTTAATTTCTTTGGATTTGAACCATTGGAAGAATGGTTTGGCCTTAAGAAAGATCCATACGTAGGCTTTGATGTTTTACTTGGCTCTGTGGGTGTCGGTGCTTCAGTAGGACAAGAAACCGGTGCCTATGCATCCTATGGTCTCGGCTATGGAGCAAAAATCGGCTTTATGCCAGAAGAAGACTAA